The following is a genomic window from Bombus pyrosoma isolate SC7728 linkage group LG5, ASM1482585v1, whole genome shotgun sequence.
AGAAGGGGCAGAGTCGAAGGGGAAACTCTCATTTGCATTCTCCTGCTTGACTACGCGGTATACCGAAACGATTTGGGAAACGAGGAGATTCGGATGTAAATGTGgcaatttgattaaatttggTTAAATAGTTTCGGTGGTTACTTTGCTTTAACTAAATTTTCGCTCCTCTCTAAGCGGAAGTAACGCGCAGATATCCAGTTACAGGTTcaacgagaaagaaattgtatttgcTTTTCATTACTGATGTTTCCACACCATAGTTATCATAGTTATCAATATACAGTATAATTTTGTACAGGAAATCTCCCTTCAAACAGTAGAATCTCCTAATAAAAATCTCCTCGAAATAATCTGTAAAAAAAACTCACTAAAAACAACTAAATAACTCCAACAGAATCTCCTCGATATAACCAATTGTAAAGGATGGATTAGAAGAAAAGTAAATGAACGAAAGGAAGGAACTACCAAGAGAACTGACCTTCAGAGATGATGCCGACAGATTTGGCAATGGCTTTGGCAGTGATCGGATGGTCACCGGTTACCATGATGACCTTGATGCCGGCGGAACGGCACTTGGCGACCGCGTCGGGCACCGCAGCCCTGGGCGGGTCGATCATAGACATCAGGCCCACGAAGCGGAGTCCATCAACCGGGAAGTTGGGGTCGTCGCAATTGAACTTGAAGCCGATCGGGAATTTGTCGGACGGCAGTATGAAGTCGCAGAAACCGAGTACACGTTCACCAAGGCCACCAAGCTCCAAGTAAGCGTTGTTGAACGCCTCCTTCATCTCTTCGTCGAGTACCTTTTCCTTACCACCGATAAAGATAGTCGAGCAACGATCAAGAATTCTTTCTGGCGCACCCTTCATCACGAGAAGATGTCGAGGATCGTCTGGGTTGTCCGATTCGTGGATAGAAACTTGATACTTGTTGGTAGAGTTGAACGGAATCTCGCAGACTTTCTTGTTGCGTTTCCTAATGCCCATAACGTCACCAAGAGCAAGTTCCATACATTTCAACAGAGCAGCTTCCGAAGCGTCGCCGTTCACTTCTCTCTTCAGGATAGGCTTGTCTTCCTGGCCACCTTTGAATTCGGCACGGTTGCACAGAGTAGCAATTTTCGCCAGAGCTTTGAATCCAGGGCTGGTACGATCGTATTGAAGTCCAGACTGATCCTCCGTCGTGTCAGCTTCGATGATCTGATTGTCGAACCACATGTGAGCAACGGTCATACGATTCTGCGTGAGCGTGCCAGTCTTGTCCGAGCAGATGGTCGATGTCGAGCCCAGGGTTTCCACTGCCTCCAAGTTCTTAACCAAGCAATTCTTCGACGCCATACGTTTGGCGGTCAACGTCAGGCACACGGTCACGGTCGCTAGCAAACCCTCCGGCACGTTAGCCACAATAATACCGATCAAGAAGATAACAGCATCGAGCCAGTGGTAACCAAGAATGAAGGCGATAAGGAAGAACGTAATACCAAGGAATACAGCTACGCCAGTGATCAGATGGATGAAGTGGTGGATCTCCTTAGCGATCGGAGTTTCGCCGGTGTCAAGGCCGGATGCTAAACCAGCAATCCTTCCCATTACAGTTTGATCACCACAGCAGATCACAACACCCTTTGCGGTTCCTTCAACGGCATTCGTCGAGAAGAATGCGAGATTTTTCGTTTCCAATGGATTTTCGTTCGTGAACTCTGGAGACCTGGACTGCGGTTCGGATTCACCGGTCAGAGAACTGTTGTCCACCTTGAAGCCCCTCGATTCGATGATACGGATATCGGCCGGGATACGATCGCCGAATTTAACATCCACGACGTCTCCAAGTACCAGTTCTTCCGCTTTCAATGTCAGTTTCTCGCCTTCTCTAATTACAGTCGCGATCTGCGGTACCATGTTCTTGAACGATTCCATGATCTTGCTAGATTTGCTTTCCTGGTAATACGAGAATATGCCTGTAACTATGACCACCGCCGCTAACACGATACCCAGGTACAGATTGTCGTCATTCGGATCCTCGCTGGTCGTTGCTTGAATCGAGTACGCGATGAAGCAGAGGATCGCGCCGATCCACAACAGTAACGCGAAACCACCGAACAGatttttacagaatttgacCCATTCGGGCGTTTGTTTCGGTGGGGTCAGCGAGTTTGGACCGTCCCTCTCTAAATTCTCTTTTGCCTTCGCATGGCTGAGGCCCTGGAACAAAAATAGTTTATCGTTAGTTCATCATGTTTGTAACATTATGGTTCATTTGTTAGAGTATTTCTTTGATAAAGTTTGAGGTCTATTATTCCGATCTATAATTGTTGCCAAATCGAACCAGTCTTATCATAGTTTGGATATTAAGTTGTCAAATACTGTGTGCATTATAAAGTTTCACCTTTACTTTGGATTAGATTGCGATGTTCTGTACCTTCTTCCTATTTATTGGTTATAGTTCTTACTCTGTGTAAAATGAGTACAAGTACTCTTTACAGTTAGTATTGGGTCACTCTTTGATCATAGTCGCtcaaattctaataatttcccaatagttatgtagtacttttaacgtaaaattataagaatctGAATTATCAATCTTCACCGATACTCAAGCTATTAATCGTTTTGGCAACATTTATctattcgaattttcaatattcctGGAATATCTATTTTGTTCTTTCAACGAACATCATGGACCAACATCGTTTCCAAATTAAATGGGATATTTATAACGGTAGGGAGGACCCGAGGAACAATCATTGAAACCATTCTTCATTATGGTACACTGATTCATTGTACGCAATGATTATATCCAGGAtggtattaattatttggaCAAATTAATAACAGACTACGTGCTCTCCAAtcagaaattttaacgaagagTTAGATAATTTTAGtagatattgaaattttgctATAGCGATATATTAACGCATATAGGtgcaatctttttctttttaatttttcaatcaacTCATTCACGTCTTGTGTTAACGATTGCAACGCGTTCCACAATTATCGGCCTCGCTAAATAAGGGACATCAGGAATTTCGTGTCAGCGATGATACTCGAGAGCTTTAAATAACCCGATCGATCGAGGCGCGCGACTCGGTcgcagagaaagaaagaaagagaactCGGCTCGCGTCAGCACCAAGTAATTATTCTAAACTGGAACGCGATTCcaatgattttcttttttaaatcatttcactttttcgtattttttttttttttttttacaatattctgTGAGAAGCAAAGATCGACCCTTTCAAGTTGCAcacatgtaacgttacaccTCAAATACGATTTAAAGCAAATACTCACAAAGTTCTCTAAATTGGTTAGAAGAACGCGATTCCaaggatttcttttttaattcctttgacactttcacatttttttagtaatatttcaTGAGAGGCAAAGGTCGACTCTTTCAAACTCTGCACATGTAATGTTACACCTCAAACACGATTCAAAGCAAACACTCACAAAATTCTCTAAATTGGTTAGAAGAACGCGATTCCaaggatttcttttttaattcctttgaCTCCTTCacatttttttagtaatatttcaTGAGAGGCAAAGATCGACTCTTTCAAATCCCACTCATGTAACGTTACACCTCAAATACGATTCAAAGCAAACACAAAGTTCTGTAAATTGGTTAGAAGAACGCGATTCCaaggatttcttttttaattcctttgactctttcacatttttttagtaatatttcaTGAGAGGCAAAGATCGACCCTTTCAAATTCCACtcatgtaacgttacatagatGTCAAGTGCGATTCAAAGCAAACAGCCCTAAAATTTTCTCTGCCTCGTTCCGactaaattttccaattaaaatattgatcgtTAGaacattcaattttctaaagtttacggagatttttatttaaccaAACGACCAATGCATTGCTTTTCAGTAGGGCTGGTCTTGACCTTCTTTTCTATGCAAACTATCAAAGAAAAACTCTCAAATAGGTTTCTGTTATAAATCATTGATAAgcaaaattctttttcgaagaggaaaaagaaagagaaatatgaaatacgaaTGTACTTACGTTTTCGGGGTGCGTCTGAAATCTCTGATACAGTTCCTCGGGTGTAATTTTGTGGAAGTCAATGTCCAGCTCCTGCTTCAGGTCCTCTAAATTGTCCGTTCTCCGCTTTGGAGTCTTCCGCCGCGactattttgcaaaaataacaTAGAACAGATTAATCGGAGGTGAAAGCGAGTTAGCGAGATGTTAGGTGAAGcccgttttattttctcaagTTTGGCGCTACGTTGAATCTAGGTGAACGCTATTAGCAATTGAGAGTAAAGCCAGTTTCTTAAGCTTGAAGTTATAAATACTCTGTTTAATATCCTATAATACAAATAGGTtgggaatattatttttaacgaagaacggtaaaaatatcgattttttttttgtatgaaaaaattataacgaaaataGCAAGAGAATACTTAATACTTTAGTGAACATTTCTGAGATTAGTTCAAGTTCCTGGAATAAATGTTCAAGTtagaatatgaatatttcacattGATGATCcagtaattaattctttaaatctCATAATACATTTATCAAATTAGTTAAAGCTTCCAGATCAAGTTTCTAACTAGAGAAATCAGAAAAtctctttgaatatttcaaaactgttttatttcaaaattacgaTAATACCAGAATCTTCGTTAAAAGGAAAGTGTCCTTATCAAAGTATAAGGATCACCCTAAGAATACCCTTCACCAtacaaaattacttttcaTTCCAGCACCACTTCgcataagaaatatttacaatacaatctttcagatataataattaatcgtacGATCGTTAATTACAAGACGTTTCGTTTCCACGATCATACGGAATCGTCAGCAGACCAGTTTCAACCCTTCATCCCTGATATCAGTCAATTGTCCTAAATAGAGTCATTAAGATCCAGAAAGTAGGCGACAGAAGAAATCCCAAAGAGAATATTCCTCAGCCAAGAATCGTAATGTCacagtaatatatatatatatatatatatatatatatatatatatatttattaattgttaaatggTACAGATCAATTATATACATTGTGTTAGTAGTCAGTGTCATAGCgagtattaaataatactgTGCAGAATACAGTAATATTCAAAAGTCTCCAGCTCTATagacttttcattttatattggAAAATCGACATGTTGAACagatttcaatgaaattttaactaaTACCATGCGATCGTATAACAACTTGTTGTACCACCATTTTCTTTGACTTGCCACAGCTTTCTACCGATATtagttaaaattttcttagaaCGTGTCGTATCGCCGTTgcgatataaaacgaaaggcgTGTATAGCAGCTGAAAACTTTTGTACACCGGTGTATATAGAAAAGAATGCGTTAGTATCAGTCACCatagagaaaataagaatCCTCCCTTCGCAGAGGAACAGAGCAGAGACATTGATAAAAGCGTCTCGTTCgataaagaatagaaagagCAAAGATATGAAAGAGGTTTTAGAAGAAATTCTACGGAAGAATATTACGGAAAATTGTGTCGCGAATCTCCTGTGATTGTTAGAGTAGAGTGACGAGGAAAATGGTTAGTTGAGAACGTCGAGGAAGAGAGACCAGAGAGGAGAAGCCAGACGACAGAATTCCGAAGATTcgcggagagaaagagagcgacTGCGATAGAAACGAGGACAGTATTGGAAGATCCGTCGTCGATGAAGCAAGCACCGGCGAAAATTGCCGGCGTAACGCAAAAATGGAGAGCCACCGCGGACCGGAAGTCACGCAGTGAATACCTTGTACATCCCGTCGGCTGTTTTGTTGTCGTCGCGTATTTTCGGTAGCGTTGCGACCCTGTACGAGTCTGAGCGGCCATGCTGTAAAAAATGagatgataaaaaaaacatgAGATGAGAgcgaacgaaaaaaaataagGGAGAAAATtaacagagaaataaaaaccGATGCGATACAATGACGAGTGAAAGATTCGATTAAACAAATCAATATTTCCATGACTCTTTGGTTGCGTCCAGTGTTGCTTGGTTCACGTGGCTGTAAAGCTTCCTTTCGAACGTCCAACGCGCTTGAAAGGGTGAAATATTCAAGgacaatgaaaaatgtatatatatattggaagggaaaaaatataaattggatAAAATTCATGGAATATAAGAGGCGCGGTTTAATCGTTTcactttcgatttttaattaaacgatacttgagaattttctaatttcacgTAATTTAATTGAACGCGATCCTTTAACACCAGAGAGCTTACTCtgtaattttacgataaacTTCAATTGCAACCGCCAACATTCCATCTTCCTTTGAAGCTTCGAAGCTTTGATGCGTCCAGCTTCTTATTTCCACGATCGCTTCTTACAGTTcttagaataatattttccaaaaataaacCGAATATCCCAGTGGACGACTTTTCGTTCTATATCGCGTTTAGATCGCACGACCGGCGAAGTCGGCCATGAGAACATGCAGAAGCGCAACGTGTTAGGCTTTTGGAAACACGTGGGCACAGTGGGCAGCGTGAATCGATTACACGAGGCCACGGTACAGCCGCGAGCCTAATTTTCAAGAGCGACCTCGACTGGCTTCTGTTTGAGTAACGACTACTTCCGGTACCGGTTTAACGAAGGCGTGTCACTGAAAATCGTCCGGTTCCCGGATCGTTTCGATCCTTGAACGAATAACTCGCGATGTAAATCACGATTTCTATTGCGAAGGACGCTATTGTTCATCCGTTCGACGTCCATCGATGTTTTTCTTCTACGGTTTTATAAACCGAAGGACGACGCTGAATCGACTAGTAGTCTTGCGACTATTACAGCGATTTGTTAATCGAGCCACGAATGAAAAgtaaatcgatttttattcctCTATACATAGGCAAACgcgatgtaatttattttcattcgagaTGAAACGATATATCAGAGCAGGAGAAGTTGGGAATCACGTTTacgtaaatttgaaaagatcCGATGATTCGAAGTTTCTGTCACATTCGTTCGTCAATTGTTCGCCAATTCATTAGTTTTCGGGAAGATGAAATCCGCACGCTTTTTTcgcaaataaatcaaattccGCGTATCAAGtgcattctgtatattttcgcagtttttcataaattgttGGAAGTAACGACAGTTCGATCGTTACGTACGAAGCTTCATTCGCTTTAATCGAAATATCAGAGGTGAACGTGTACATCGATATGTTGTGTAATGAAAATTACCAgcagatttatataaaattattacatacgtTCGTGAAAGCATCGAATTGAATGGTGCGGCGTATTCGTAAAGTACTCGATAATCGaagtatttctattaaaagtaatatcaAGTTTGCGATAAATTGAGGACGAACGAAGTGAAGAATAAAGTTCCTCTCGATCTACCGAATAAACGCAAACGATTCCTGTTATTTTCCCGCGTCTGGGGTATTTAAATCGAAGGGTGTGGTTTTATGGAGGTGAACAACTTCAGGCAAACGTTCGAGGACCATTTGCAGAGGAATGTTTGCCATGATATCTGCCCGTGAATTGGCGTAATCTCGTTTTCTCGAATGTTTCAGCGCATACAAATGACGTACTCTAACGCGGGCATCGATAAAACGTTTCGCAAAGGGATGGTAGTTCTATGGTTCAAGCCTTAGAAAGTAGACGACAGGTCAGAAATTCGTAAGGGTCGCACCCTTGGTCTTTCGACAAAGAAGATACTGAAACGTGATTGATCGATTGACCTAAAATTACTGCTACTATTGCTcaccaaaataaaaataagagaattctttgatatttaattgtgCTCTTTATACCGTTGGACGAAATTCCGTACCTCGATCGttagttttgtatattaattcttAACTTTTTGTATTTGGTATTAATCCTGTATTTTAATCTTCAATTTTCTGTACTTTCAGTTCTATATTctcctttttaaattttctatcctCTTACTTTTCTGCTTTAATCGGTGATTTCCCGTATCTtgattttgcattttaattcttaatttcctgtatttttatattcttgtaTTCTGTTAGGTGGtgcgaaaagtgtctttcttttacagacacgtgttttacaacgatgcatctttatacaaacacgaaATATACTGTtcttattttgatagaacaaaatggctCACAATtcggtaaaataatataaaacggaaaatatcgcgcatccattatttccttataaaacgaaagaaacatttccgACGACCTAATATATTCTAATGCTTAATCCTGCCTGCCCTGAATTTCGCACTTTAATCCTTCGTGTcctgtatttttaatttccctcttattcatttcattgtttaattctctgttctaattttcaattttctgcgCTTCTTTTAATCGTGCGCTCTCTAGTTCCCAgctttttcttctatctttagTTCCGTGCTTATTTATTTTGACAacattgtatgtatatcgtaGTATCATGGGTGAGGGGCCTGGGGGGTGTCGTGTGAATTATAAGTTGCCGAGCATGTATGTAAGTGAGACTaggacaaaagacaaggggttgctagGGGACAAAGtacgaattaataacagtacgAGTTGAGATGTCAAAGAGCGCGGATTGGCGTTAATGAGCAGTCGAGTCGTTGATTAACACGTCGACTgtcagacgaattttccatggttcgCCCAAGGCGCCGgcgtgaacttttcattatgcggCGCATATTaggttgaaatattatttgcagcaaataaaatgagttataaaatcatgcttgaagcatttttcgtggtgaGAGCCACCAGTCACCCCCACGacgttgtagacaattattacgattgtcctttCTTCAAACAATCCtgctatgtacttttaatatttgcttttaatatttgatatatacgacgctatagccaaatcgagtgccggtcaccggtgacccccatggcagtcaacgtgttaatcaCTTAGTTGTGGCGATTTTTGTACGTTTgctgcgattagttcatgtttGACGAACATTATTCTCTGTTCAATCtacttatcattaataaactaactataatgtatatatatttattatatatatatatatcgggGGTTGGAAAAAAACTGCGAACAAGAAACTGCGTAAAGTTTCGCGAGATACACCGGACAGGATGGCTGTACGCGCCGTGTATCGATCGGTCGGTGCATGTGCGCGCGCGATGCGATAATTGTCACTCGTTGCAGGAGAAGATTTTGCCTAGCCGCAGTGCAGTAAATTGTCTCGACCTCTCGTCGACTCGGAACGGTGATTGCAATACCGAACGTGTCGCGGAAATAAGCGAAATAGATTGGCGCGTAGCCAGTGGTTCTCGACGCTCGCGGAATCCTGTTCGAGTCGGTCGATAGATCGTGAGacaaatcgaaaatatttttcctacgATCCGTTCCTGTTAGATTTAAAAACATGAACATgacagaaacgaagaagacataaatgaaaattccacAGCACTGCACCATCTTCTGATCCAACCACTTCGATCCTTCTCGAATCTTCTCAATCTCTAAACGCAATTTCGTCTTCCTTGCAATCTGAATGCCACGGATGCAGGTAAAAATAAGCGAGAAAAAATAGTAGAAACAGGTATCGCAAAAACgtaaatgataatttcaaCTATTTCCCGTAAATAATCTACGCGGACACTATGAGGATCAGGGGATTTTCTGTGCTTATGGGAAACTCGAAAGCGCAAGAAAGCGAGAgcagaacaattttattttgtatttctacaaaaatcCACCAAGCGTATACGCATTCGTTAAATTAACTCGAGCGTTTTATCGATAGCTGATTCCACTATCTgtctatttatctttcttcccTAGCGTACAAGTAAGCCGAAAGATACCGGAAGATCGATTTTACTTTATCGATTGCCATATTGCTAGCAGCGTtgacgaaaaaagaagggaagaacAGCGAGGAAACGCGGTCGTAAAACAGGACGGATCGAAGGCGAGCGGACGTAGTTGGTGACGAATGCTCAGCCTCTCTCTATTGATCCAAATGATACAGACACAAAGGTACACGGCGGCTGTTCGTCAACGATTTTAACGAGCGGTGTGTGTCGACGGCAACTCTCGTTCCGTCGAAATAAATTGCCAGCGGTGTGCTCTGTCATACCCTCCTGATCCTCTCTATGACCGATATTTTAATGGCTCGCTTCAACTGGATTTTAGTTTCGAGCCATGCTCGCCCTTCCACGGTTAAATGTCCCGCGAACTCTGACACGAGTTTCCGTACACATCGTTACAGGCCCGTGAAACGTAACTTTCATCAAACATAGGAAAAATGTGAAGAATacatattaggttgtccgaaaagtttctttcgttttataaaatgataatagatgaacaattACAGAAGAATAACCAAAGAAGAGctgccaaagtacttggaagggaggacgaagtggaaggacaggacaATTCTGGCTAGATTCAGATGTGGAGACATactggaaagaagagggagaaaatagatgcagactatgtaaaaggaaagaaggagacctgagacatgtaacggaggaatgtgaaataacgggaggaccaaaaggACCAAAACGGGAGGAAAAAACACTGAacgagactggagaaggactaattaaaagcaataatagagaagagaagggcgaTACAAGAGGGGGAGGAAAGACAAGAAGGTAGTAGcgcagcaaggaggcaaaagaccaaaagTGACGATAGTGTGTAGTcgtaagttgcaatagttttagtcattagtttttCAGCTGTTAGAGATAAATTTAAGGGAGTGCTATACAATATAGTAGATAAGAGgggaggtagatatataaggAGCAAAATAAGTGTAAGAGATGTAAAACCAAAAGTTCGTTCAAAGCCGAAAGATacggactaaaataataataataataatatctgttttatattattttattcaattaggtatgatccatttcgtcaTATTTCTATCATTATGTTCGTGTATAATCcaataaactgatataaaacaaaagacattgtacgtctattatttccttataaaacgaaagaaacttttccgacgACCTAATGCGTACAGCTTTTTATAatgttcgatataattttctacgaaggctatacctttttttttttttttaaattatatccgcaaaaatatgaatttgcataaagataCACAGCGTAACGATGAACATACGACAAGCGGAAGTCTTAAATCGGTGTGTTTACTGGAACATTGTACGCGTTCGCGGTCTCTTTTTGTCGTCGATAGAAACCAGAGTTAAATCTCTTTTGAAGAGTAGTCGAGGAATAGCCAAGATTTTTAAGAGTTTCGAGATAAACGATTTTCCATTGAAAAGTATTTTCCTATACGACGATGCTGTTCATTgagatttttgtttattactGACGTTTATTTACCTAACGCTCATGCTTATTTTTCTACCAtctaatattttgatattccaAGTTCCTGGCTTTTTTCTTCAATCTTCTCTTCAATCTCCGGTCTCTGGTAATTAAAGATACTTAGCTTAAGGTTAATGGTTTATAAGAAAAGACCGATCTCTATTCTTCCGCTCGACACTGTAACGATTTTACCAGTAGCGTAAGATATACGCGTTGAGATGTTGAAGGTCTAAAAGATTAAAGGTTTGTGAATATTGGAGATGATTGAAGCGCATGCCACGTGTCTGACCTTACGAGGCCTGATTCTACTTATCTTCAAGAAGCACGTTTCCGTTCACCGTCACAACGTTCCATGAATCTGTCCCTGTCCCTTGAGAGTATCCTATCGTATCTCTTATTAATAATGTCAGTTACGGTTGTCAATATTGTCATGCGTGTCTAATGCAAAGCTAATCGTCGATAGCTAACGATCATCTGTTTCATCTGATCAAAGCTCCATGCTCGATAACTTCACGTTGATGTCGTCTATTCTCGGATATAACTCAGTGTTGACTGAATCATTGCGCTCCAAATGTCCAACGTTTactgtcaaatatatttactgtCCACTATATAATCGCATCGTACGGAGAAAAGGAATATCGACGACATAGAAATACAACGTCACTGTCGATTCTTCGATCAATTAGGAGATTACAGAAGAAtcttatatcttattataaCTTTTGCCCGCGTATCTTCTTTTAGGaagaataaaaacatttttatctcttAATTAATTGCGAGTAGTTTCTACAAGCAGGTACTTTTgctatgtatatgtaaattgcAGGCAAATTGTTTATCAAATTCAAAATGCTAATAACCTACATTTCATTCTTAGCGGTTCACACGAGAAAGTAGAAACCAAGCTGTCACACGAAGAATTAGACGAAGAAAAGCAATCCTCAGCTATATCCTCGTAAACGTAGGAAGTAATTCAACTCCAAACATCTACATAATCCACCACTAACTCAGCCTTGTGTATAATTAGCTAAACagaaattacgtaataattgACGATAATCGAGTGTCTCACGATGAA
Proteins encoded in this region:
- the LOC122567594 gene encoding sodium/potassium-transporting ATPase subunit alpha isoform X2; amino-acid sequence: MASKGKLATEHGRSDSYRVATLPKIRDDNKTADGMYKSRRKTPKRRTDNLEDLKQELDIDFHKITPEELYQRFQTHPENGLSHAKAKENLERDGPNSLTPPKQTPEWVKFCKNLFGGFALLLWIGAILCFIAYSIQATTSEDPNDDNLYLGIVLAAVVIVTGIFSYYQESKSSKIMESFKNMVPQIATVIREGEKLTLKAEELVLGDVVDVKFGDRIPADIRIIESRGFKVDNSSLTGESEPQSRSPEFTNENPLETKNLAFFSTNAVEGTAKGVVICCGDQTVMGRIAGLASGLDTGETPIAKEIHHFIHLITGVAVFLGITFFLIAFILGYHWLDAVIFLIGIIVANVPEGLLATVTVCLTLTAKRMASKNCLVKNLEAVETLGSTSTICSDKTGTLTQNRMTVAHMWFDNQIIEADTTEDQSGLQYDRTSPGFKALAKIATLCNRAEFKGGQEDKPILKREVNGDASEAALLKCMELALGDVMGIRKRNKKVCEIPFNSTNKYQVSIHESDNPDDPRHLLVMKGAPERILDRCSTIFIGGKEKVLDEEMKEAFNNAYLELGGLGERVLGFCDFILPSDKFPIGFKFNCDDPNFPVDGLRFVGLMSMIDPPRAAVPDAVAKCRSAGIKVIMVTGDHPITAKAIAKSVGIISEGNETVEDIAQRLNIPVSEVNPREAKAAVIHGTELRELNSDQLDEILRYHTEIVFARTSPQQKLIIVEGCQRMGAIVAVTGDGVNDSPALKKADIGVAMGIAGSDVSKQAADMILLDDNFASIVTGVEEGRLIFDNLKKSIAYTLTSNIPEISPFLAFILCDIPLPLGTVTILCIDLGTDMVPAISLAYEAPESDIMKRQPRDPYRDNLVNRRLISMAYGQIGMIQAAAGFFVYFVIMAENGFLPLHLFGIRKQWDSKAINDLRDSYGQEWTYRDRKTLEFTCHTAFFVSIVIVQWADLIVCKTRRNSIIHQGMRNWALNFGLIFETALAAFLSYTPGMDKGLRMFPLKFVWWLPAIPFMFAIFIYDETRRFYLRRNPGGWLEQETYY
- the LOC122567594 gene encoding sodium/potassium-transporting ATPase subunit alpha isoform X1, with product MASKGKLATEHGRSDSYRVATLPKIRDDNKTADGMYKSRRKTPKRRTDNLEDLKQELDIDFHKITPEELYQRFQTHPENGLSHAKAKENLERDGPNSLTPPKQTPEWVKFCKNLFGGFALLLWIGAILCFIAYSIQATTSEDPNDDNLYLGIVLAAVVIVTGIFSYYQESKSSKIMESFKNMVPQIATVIREGEKLTLKAEELVLGDVVDVKFGDRIPADIRIIESRGFKVDNSSLTGESEPQSRSPEFTNENPLETKNLAFFSTNAVEGTAKGVVICCGDQTVMGRIAGLASGLDTGETPIAKEIHHFIHLITGVAVFLGITFFLIAFILGYHWLDAVIFLIGIIVANVPEGLLATVTVCLTLTAKRMASKNCLVKNLEAVETLGSTSTICSDKTGTLTQNRMTVAHMWFDNQIIEADTTEDQSGLQYDRTSPGFKALAKIATLCNRAEFKGGQEDKPILKREVNGDASEAALLKCMELALGDVMGIRKRNKKVCEIPFNSTNKYQVSIHESDNPDDPRHLLVMKGAPERILDRCSTIFIGGKEKVLDEEMKEAFNNAYLELGGLGERVLGFCDFILPSDKFPIGFKFNCDDPNFPVDGLRFVGLMSMIDPPRAAVPDAVAKCRSAGIKVIMVTGDHPITAKAIAKSVGIISEGNETVEDIAQRLNIPVSEVNPREAKAAVIHGTELRELNSDQLDEILRYHTEIVFARTSPQQKLIIVEGCQRMGAIVAVTGDGVNDSPALKKADIGVAMGIAGSDVSKQAADMILLDDNFASIVTGVEEGRLIFDNLKKSIAYTLTSNIPEISPFLAFILCDIPLPLGTVTILCIDLGTDMVPAISLAYEEAESDIMKRHPRNPFTDKLVNERLISMAYGQIGMIQAAAGFFVYFVIMAENGFLPLHLFGIRKQWDSKAINDLRDSYGQEWTYRDRKTLEFTCHTAFFVSIVIVQWADLIVCKTRRNSIIHQGMRNWALNFGLIFETALAAFLSYTPGMDKGLRMFPLKFVWWLPAIPFMFAIFIYDETRRFYLRRNPGGWLEQETYY